The nucleotide sequence GGGGATCAGCACGGTGCAGGGTAGCTCGAGGAGCTGCTCGTTGGTGATAGGCTCGCCGCCGGGGAAGCCCTGGAGGGTCTTGTGCTCGGCGATCCAGGCCTGGGCGGCCTTGAGGTCGAGGCCCTTGGGGTTGTGGACGCCGCCGGTGTAGTCGGAGATCGCGATGATCTCCGCGCCCCAGTGGTAGAGCGCGTGGCCGGCCTCGCTGCCGACGTTGCCGAAGCCCTGGATGGCGACGGTGGTGTTCTCCGGCTCGATGCCGAGGTCCTGGAGGTAGGACTTGACGAACCAGGCCACGCCCTCGCCGGTGGCCTCGCGGCGGCCGAGGGAGCCGCCGAGGGCGATGGGTTTGCCGGTGATCACGCCGGGGTCGAAGTGGCCCTTGTGGTTGGAATAGGTGTCGACCATCCAGCCCATGACCTGCTCGTTGGTGCCGACATCCGGCGCAGGGATGTCGACGTTGGGCCCGATGAAGGGCAGGATTTCCTGCATGTAGCGGCGGGAGAGGCGCTCGAGCTCGTTGGCCGAGAGCAGGCGCGGGTCGACGACGACCCCGCCCTTGGCGCCGCCGTAGGGCAGGCCGGCGAGGGAGCATTTCCAGCTCATCCACATGGCGAGGGCGGCGACCTCGCCGAGCGAGACGTCATGGTGGAAGCGGATGCCGCCCTTGGCGGGGCCGGTGGAGAGGTTGTGCTGGACGCGGTAGCCCTCGAAGATCTCGATGCGGCCGTCGTCCATCCGGACGGGCATGGAGACGACGACGCAGCGGCGGGGGCGCTTGGTGCGTTCGCGGAGGCCCGCGTCGAGGCCGAGGATGTCGGCCGCGAGGTCAAATTGGGTGCAGGCCTGTTGGAAGACAGGCGACTGGTAGATCGTGTTGTTGAGTGCCATGGGGTAGGGGCCGGGGCCCGGTTTTTTGTTGGCCGCAGCATGGCAGGCGGCACGGGTTTAGCAATTGGCTTCCATTCCGGTCCGGTGGGACCGCCGGCGGCGGGAAATGACCGGGGGCGGCTGCTGACACAGGGTTGTCAGCGTGCTATGTTATTGTCCGTCGTCCCGTAAGTCCCTTTCAAGAGATCAGCCAACCGCCGGATCATGCCCTTGTTCAAACTTCATTCCGACTACCAGCCCACCGGGGACCAGCCGCAGGCGATCCAGGCGCTGGTGGAGTCGTTGCGGGCGGGCAACCGGCACCAGACGCTGCTGGGCGTCACGGGCTCGGGCAAGACCTTCACCATGGCGAACGTGATCGCGCAGCTGGACCAGCCGGCGCTGATCATCTCGCACAACAAGACGCTCGCGGCGCAGCTCTACTCGGAGTTCAAGGCCTTCTTCCCGGAGAACGCGGTCGAGTACTTCGTCAGCTACTACGACTACTACCAGCCCGAGGCCTACGTGCCTTCGAGCGACACCTTCATTGAGAAGGACTCGTCCATCAACGAGGAGATCGAGCGCCTGCGCATTGCCACGACCAGCTCGCTGGTGAGCCGGCGGGACGTGATCGTGGTGGCCAGCGTCTCGTGCATCTACGGGCTGGGTTCGCCCGAGGAATTTTTCGCGATGCGCATCGGCCTGCAGCGGGGCGCCACGCTGAACCGCAACAAGTTCCTCGAGCGGCTGGTGGACAATCTGTACGAGCGGAACGACTATGACCTGAAGCGCGGCGCCTTTCGGGTGCGTGGCGACACGGTGGACGTGATGCCGGCCTACCTGGAGCACGGGCTGCGGGTGGAGTTTTTCGGCGACGAGATCGAGGCGCTGACCGAGTTCGAGCCGGTGAGCGGCGCGGTGCTGCGCAAGATCGACCAATTCGACCTCTACCCGGCGAACCAGTATGTGACCTCGCGCGGCAAGCTGGACGTCGCCCTCGGCCGGATCAAGGCCGAGCTGGAGGAGCGCGTAGCCTTCTTCGAGCAGAAGCAGCAGTACCTCGAGGCGCAGCGCGTGCGGATGCGCACGACCTACGACCTCGAGATGCTGCAGGAGATGGGCTTTTGCAGCGGCATCGAGAACTACTCCCTGCATCTGACCGGGCGGCAGCGGGGCGACCGGCCGTTCTGCCTCGTGGACTTTTTCCCGAAGGATTTCCTGACGCTCGTGGACGAGAGCCATGTGTCGATCCCGCAGATCGGCGGCATGTTCAACGGCGACCTCGCGCGCAAGTCGACGCTGGTGAATTTCGGTTTCCGCCTGCCCTCGGCGCTGGACAACCGGCCGCAGAGCTTCGCCGAATTTCAGCAGATCACGGGTCAGACCGTCTACGTGTCGGCGACGCCGGCGCCCTTTGAGCTGGGGTTGTCCACGGTGATCGCCGAGCAGGTGATCCGGCCGACGGGCCTGCTGGACCCGGAGATCACGATCCGGCCCACCAAGGGCCAGGTGGAGGACCTGATCGGCGAGGTGCGCCTCGCGGTCGAGCAAGGAGAACGTGTGCTGGTGACCACGCTCACCAAACGCTTGTCCGAGGATCTGACCTCCTACATGCGCGACGCCAAGGTCCGGGTGGAATACCTGCATTCCGACATCGACGCCCTCGAGCGGGTCGAGATCCTGCGCAATCTGCGCAAGGGCAACTTCGATGTGCTGATCGGCATCAACCTGCTGCGCGAAGGGCTGGATCTGCCCGAGGTGGCGCTGGTGGCGGTGCTGGATGCGGACAAGGAGGGCTTCCTGCGCAGCGCCACGAGCCTGATGCAGACGGCGGGACGGGCGGCCCGGCACGAGAAGGGGCGGGTTATTTTCTACGCGGACAAGATCACGGACTCGATCCAGCGGACGATGGAGGAGGTCACGCGGCGTCGCGCCAAGCAGCTCGCCTACAACCAGGAGCACGGCATCACACCCCGCAGCGTGAAGCGCGGGGTGCAGGCCAGCCTGCACACTTATGACGGCACGGGCACCGACCTGAACACGGAGGCGGTGGCGGAGTCGGCGGACGACGTGGCGGCGGTGATTGCGGAGCTGGAGGACGACATGCAGGTGGCCGCGAACAAGCTGGAGTTCGAACGCGCCGCCCTGCTGCGCGACCAGATCAACGCGTTGAAGTCAGGGGACTACAAGTCGA is from Lacunisphaera limnophila and encodes:
- a CDS encoding Glu/Leu/Phe/Val family dehydrogenase; the encoded protein is MALNNTIYQSPVFQQACTQFDLAADILGLDAGLRERTKRPRRCVVVSMPVRMDDGRIEIFEGYRVQHNLSTGPAKGGIRFHHDVSLGEVAALAMWMSWKCSLAGLPYGGAKGGVVVDPRLLSANELERLSRRYMQEILPFIGPNVDIPAPDVGTNEQVMGWMVDTYSNHKGHFDPGVITGKPIALGGSLGRREATGEGVAWFVKSYLQDLGIEPENTTVAIQGFGNVGSEAGHALYHWGAEIIAISDYTGGVHNPKGLDLKAAQAWIAEHKTLQGFPGGEPITNEQLLELPCTVLIPAALERVITDQNAAKLKCRILAEGANGPVTNKADAILAERADIEVIPDVLCNSGGVIVSYFEWLQNQQNYYWSKNEVFDKLYRMLAKAKASVEETKKKYGCSRRTAALVLGISRVAEAKAKRGLFP
- the uvrB gene encoding excinuclease ABC subunit UvrB; the encoded protein is MPLFKLHSDYQPTGDQPQAIQALVESLRAGNRHQTLLGVTGSGKTFTMANVIAQLDQPALIISHNKTLAAQLYSEFKAFFPENAVEYFVSYYDYYQPEAYVPSSDTFIEKDSSINEEIERLRIATTSSLVSRRDVIVVASVSCIYGLGSPEEFFAMRIGLQRGATLNRNKFLERLVDNLYERNDYDLKRGAFRVRGDTVDVMPAYLEHGLRVEFFGDEIEALTEFEPVSGAVLRKIDQFDLYPANQYVTSRGKLDVALGRIKAELEERVAFFEQKQQYLEAQRVRMRTTYDLEMLQEMGFCSGIENYSLHLTGRQRGDRPFCLVDFFPKDFLTLVDESHVSIPQIGGMFNGDLARKSTLVNFGFRLPSALDNRPQSFAEFQQITGQTVYVSATPAPFELGLSTVIAEQVIRPTGLLDPEITIRPTKGQVEDLIGEVRLAVEQGERVLVTTLTKRLSEDLTSYMRDAKVRVEYLHSDIDALERVEILRNLRKGNFDVLIGINLLREGLDLPEVALVAVLDADKEGFLRSATSLMQTAGRAARHEKGRVIFYADKITDSIQRTMEEVTRRRAKQLAYNQEHGITPRSVKRGVQASLHTYDGTGTDLNTEAVAESADDVAAVIAELEDDMQVAANKLEFERAALLRDQINALKSGDYKSTGKKQAGYGRKGKKKGK